In Helianthus annuus cultivar XRQ/B chromosome 3, HanXRQr2.0-SUNRISE, whole genome shotgun sequence, a single window of DNA contains:
- the LOC110931308 gene encoding ankyrin repeat-containing protein ITN1 translates to MKEQGAEGGGGGGGRRWWGRRKAVVGAVVLVGVVQRRRRWWFSWFKAGRGGSMAGWWAGGSAAVSGGVPIATLYPIYQLICLLFLLLRLAFSMMYFLLWKVLAVTVGPIKNIEKKKKEYQEAKQLLSLMCNQLGSSTAHYREPMIHAVCQDTYEVVDEILFISPAAINIKNEEGHNIIQLAVINRSEKIYNLIYHIIERTNEYRLMTDSSGNNLVHLAGGLAPSFVLGRTTGAALQLQRELLWREEIETLMLPIELTNENVYGETPEMVFTREHLHLMKQGENWIKTTAESCSITTALIVTVVFAAGITVPGGSNQDSGIPVFKNEIAFTIFAVSNAFSLFTGATALLLFLSILTARFSERDFLVSLPRRLIFGLFTLFISTAAMIVAFCAILYIVFCDQRPWMLAPIAGFACLPISVIVTLNSPYWQT, encoded by the exons ATGAAGGAGCAGGGGGCGGAAGGCGGTGGTGGGGGAGGCGGAAGGCGGTGGTGGGGGAGGCGGAAGGCGGTGGTGGGGGCGGTGGTTTTGGTGGGAGTTGTGCAGAGGCGGAGGCGGTGGTGGTTTAGTTGGTTCAAGGCTGGCCGTGGCGGTTCGATGGCTGGGTGGTGGGCCGGCGgcagcgccgccgtgagcggcggag tccCAATAGCCACACTTTATCCAATATATCAGTTGATTTGTCTTCTCTTTCTGCTGCTTCGTTTAGCCTTCTCTATGATGTATTTCCTCTTGTGGAAAGTTTTAGCAGTTACCG TGGGTCCAATCAAGAATATagagaagaagaaaaaggagTACCAAGAAGCAAAACAACTTTTGAGCTTAATGTGTAATCAATTGGGTTCATCAACCGCTCATTACCGTGAACCAATGATTCATGCTGTATGCCAAGATACCTACGAGGTTGTTGATGAGATTCTATTTATTTCACCTGCTGCAATCAACATTAAGAATGAAGAAGGGCATAACATTATTCAGTTAGCCGTAATAAACCGCTCCGAAAAAATATACAACCTTATCTATCACATAATTGAACGCACAAATGAATATAGATTAATGACGGATTCTTCTGGTAATAATCTTGTACACTTAGCTGGAGGGTTGGCACCTTCATTTGTACTTGGTCGTACCACTGGTGCAGCATTGCAACTCCAACGAGAGCTTTTATGGCGTGAG GAAATTGAGACACTAATGCTACCAATAGAACTTACGAATGAGAATGTCTATGGGGAGACACCAGAAATGGTGTTCACCAGGGAACACCTACATTTAATGAAGCAAGGCGAAAATTGGATTAAAACGACAGCTGAATCATGCAGCATCACTACTGCATTAATTGTCACAGTTGTATTTGCAGCAGGAATTACTGTACCTGGTGGAAGCAATCAAGACTCTGGCATCCCTGTGTTCAAAAATGAAATTGCTTTCACTATCTTTGCAGTATCCAATGCATTCTCACTATTTACAGGGGCTACAGCACTATTATTGTTCTTATCAATCCTCACTGCACGTTTTAGTGAAAGAGATTTTCTAGTCAGTTTACCAAGAAGGTTGATTTTTGGTCTTTTCACGTTATTCATTTCGACAGCCGCCATGATTGTAGCCTTCTGTGCAATTTTGTACATTGTCTTTTGtgatcaaagaccatggatgctGGCACCCATTGCTGGATTTGCTTGCTTGCCGATTTCAGTTATTGTTACTCTGAACTCCCCCTACTGGCAGACTTAA